A window of bacterium genomic DNA:
GACAGGTCCGCGACCATCATGTGACGGTTCCGGCGGGAAAGTCGGCTTCAGTGGGCACGCTGTTCGACCGCGAGCACAATCGCGGTCATCTCGTTTCCGTTTCCGCGCTGAGTCTGGAAATTACTCCTTCGCTGCAACCTCCCCAGCTCGCCGAATTCCTGGCTGCTAAGAATACACCGCGCGGCGAGGCATTGCAGGAACGTTTCAAGTCCAGCGATCAGAAATGGATGGACGAGCTGTTCGGGAGCGGTGCGTATGAGTTGCCGGTTTCTCCGTCCGCGTCCGAGCCGGAAGAAGTTCCGCCGTTGGTGGAATACGACACTCCTCCCTCTCCGGTGGGTGGAATGCAGACTATCGGAGCGAAGGTTCGTTATCCCGAGGCCGCGCGCGCGGAGGGAGTGGAAGGGGAGGTAATTGTCGAGGTGGCGATTGACGAGCGCGGCCACGTCGGCGAAACTCGCATCCTGCGCAGTGCGCGGGCCGATCTGGACTCGGCGGCGATGGAAGCCTTGCGTGAGGTCACGTTTCATCCCGCGACGAAAGACGGCGTACCCATTGCCATCCGGGTCGCGGTCCCCATTCGGTTTCGACTGGAAAAAGAGAAATAGCTTCTCTAACCGGAATCCCACTGATTGCCGATGAGGCCGGGTCTGCCGCCCGGCCTTTTGACTATTCGGGCTGGCATGCATAAATTTGGCGAAACATGGAAGCTGTTTTCGCCGTCACATGAATATCAGGTCAAACAGCCCCCCCCACCTCTCTCCGCTGATTTGCGCCGGAGGCACACTTTGGACACCACCACCTTGCGAGCCTTGTTTTTTCTGCTGATCGGTTCCCTAACTTATTTTAGTTCCGCCCTATCTGGCCCGCTTGCCTCGGACAGCAATTCTGTGACTGCTACCCGCACAGACAAGGCTCCAATTATCAATGGCATACTCGATGATTCGGCATGGGAACAAGGCGTTGTAGTCTCGACCTTTATACAGAAGGAACCGGAGGAATTCGGTCAGCCGTCCCAGAAAACGGAGGTCGTTGTCCTGTATGACGAACGGGCTTTGTACGTGGGAGCGCGGATGTATGACTCGGCTCCCGACTCGATCATCGCCCGCCTCGTGCGTCGTGATGTAGGGACCGAGTCCGACCTCTTCGGCGTGTTTCTCGATCCCTATCACGACCACCGCAGCGGCTTTCAGTTCGCCTTGAACGCGGCGGGAACGCGCTATGACGGGATTCAATACAACGACTCATGGTCGGACGACTCGTGGGATGGCGTGTGGGAAGGAAAGGTCAGGCGGGACGGTCAGGGCTGGTGCGCCGAGTTCCGCATCCCCTTTTCCCAGCTTCGTTTCCGCCCGCAGGATCGCTATGTGTGGGGAATCAACTTCGTCCGCGAGATCGGCCGCAATCACGAGGAAGACTTCCTCGTGTTCACGCCGAAAAAAGAGAGCGGATTTGTATCCCGATTCTGGCATCTGGAGGGGATCGAGGGCATTTCTCCCGGCGGACATTTTGAAGTCTTGCCCTACACACGAGGGAAAGCCCACTTTCAGGATCCCGAGGACGGCGATCCGTTCAACGACGGTTCGGAGTACCATCCCAATGCGGGCGTGGACGTCAAGATGGGAATCGGCACCAATCTGGTTCTCAATGCCACCGTCAATCCCGACTTCGGGCAGGTGGAGGTAGATCCGGCGGTGATCAATCTCTCCGACGTGGAAACCTTCTTCAGCGAGAAGCGGCCGTTCTTCATCGAGGGATCGAAAAATTTCGAGTTCGGCTATGGCGGCGCGACCGACTATTGGGGATTCAATTGGAGCACTCCCGACTTCTTCTACAGCCGCCGGATCGGTCGCGCACCGCAGGCCGTTCCCGACTACGACTATGCCGACGTTCCCGAGGGAGCGCACATTCTCGGTGCGGCCAAGCTCACCGGCAAGCTGGGAGGCCAATGGAATTTCGGCAGCCTCCATGCGGTGTCGATGCGCGAGACGGCGGAGATCGAGTATGACGGGAAACGTTCGGACGTGGAGGTCGAGCCCGCCACCTACTACATGGTGACGCGGACGCAGCGGGAAATCGCCGAGGGCCGGCAAGGAATCGGCGGAATCGCCACGGCTTCGCATCGGTTCTTCGATGATCCGGCGCTCGAATCCGAAATCAACGAAGGAGCGTACACGGCGGGAATGGACGGCTGGACGGCGATCGGCAAAGACCGCGACTACATGTTGGCCGGCTGGCTGGGGGCGAGCCACGTCCGCGGCAGCGAAGAGCGCATCCTTGATTTGCAGGAGTCCAGCCGCCACTACTTCCAGCGGCCCGACGTTTCCCATGTGGAAGTGGACAGCACGGCCACCTCGCTAAGCGGTTTCGCGGGACGAATTCTGATCAACAAAGAGAAAGGGAATATCTTTCTCAATACCGGCGTCGCGACGATTTCGCCCGGATTCGACGTGAACGACGTCGGTTTCATGTATCGGGCCGACGTCATCAACTCGCATCTTGGTTCGGGCTACCGCTGGACGGATCCCACTTCATGGACGCGCTATGCGCACTGGATCGCTGCCGTATTCAGCAATTTCGACTATGACGGGAATCACACGTGGGGTGGTGTCTATACGGCCGCATATCTTCGCTTCCTGAACTACTACACTCTGAGTCTCAGCGCGGCCGCCAATCCGAACACGACCAACACGACCCGCACCCGGGGCGGGCCGCGCACCCTCAACAAAGCCGGATGGGAGCTCAGCGGTTATGGCTACACCGACAGCCGCCGAAAGTGGGTGTTTGGTGTGGGAAGCTGGGGCTATACCATCGCCCGCGATGATTGGAGTCGCGGTGTCTGGGCGGACGTTGAATGGAAACCGGTGAGCAACCTGAGCCTCTCCACAGGACCCGAACTATCCTGGAATCAGGACTGGCTGCGCTGGGTGGACTATTTCGACGACGAGACGGCCACGCACACCTACGGCCGGCGCTACGTTTTCGGCGAGATGTATCAGACCGAATTCGCGGCCTCGTTTCGCGTCAACTGGACGTTTACTCCGAAACTCAGTCTCCAGCTCTATGCACAACCCCTGATCTCCTCGGGAGACTACAACAATTTCAAGGAACTGAGTCGTCCAAACAGTAATGAGTATCGGGCTTACCCGGAAGAAACCGTTTCTTCTGAGGACGATACCTACACGATTGATCCCGACGGAGACGGCCCGGCCGAACCGTTTGCATTCGACAATCCCGACTTCGACTATCGTTCGCTGCGCGGCAACGTGATTCTGCGTTGGGAGTACCTGCCCGGTTCGACGTTTTATCTGGTGTGGACGCACGGCCGCTGGGATGATGAGACGCGGGGACGGTTCGACGTCAGCCGTTCCCTCGATCGTTTGAGCCGCGCCGATCTCGACAACATTTTCCTGCTCAAGGCGACGTATTGGCTGAATATTTAGGGTCGGTTGCAGGTAGCCGACACCGCGAGGCGGATGGTACCGATTACCATCCGCCTCTTGCTTTCCAGTCCGTTTCGCCGTACATTTTCATTGCTC
This region includes:
- a CDS encoding carbohydrate binding family 9 domain-containing protein is translated as MTATRTDKAPIINGILDDSAWEQGVVVSTFIQKEPEEFGQPSQKTEVVVLYDERALYVGARMYDSAPDSIIARLVRRDVGTESDLFGVFLDPYHDHRSGFQFALNAAGTRYDGIQYNDSWSDDSWDGVWEGKVRRDGQGWCAEFRIPFSQLRFRPQDRYVWGINFVREIGRNHEEDFLVFTPKKESGFVSRFWHLEGIEGISPGGHFEVLPYTRGKAHFQDPEDGDPFNDGSEYHPNAGVDVKMGIGTNLVLNATVNPDFGQVEVDPAVINLSDVETFFSEKRPFFIEGSKNFEFGYGGATDYWGFNWSTPDFFYSRRIGRAPQAVPDYDYADVPEGAHILGAAKLTGKLGGQWNFGSLHAVSMRETAEIEYDGKRSDVEVEPATYYMVTRTQREIAEGRQGIGGIATASHRFFDDPALESEINEGAYTAGMDGWTAIGKDRDYMLAGWLGASHVRGSEERILDLQESSRHYFQRPDVSHVEVDSTATSLSGFAGRILINKEKGNIFLNTGVATISPGFDVNDVGFMYRADVINSHLGSGYRWTDPTSWTRYAHWIAAVFSNFDYDGNHTWGGVYTAAYLRFLNYYTLSLSAAANPNTTNTTRTRGGPRTLNKAGWELSGYGYTDSRRKWVFGVGSWGYTIARDDWSRGVWADVEWKPVSNLSLSTGPELSWNQDWLRWVDYFDDETATHTYGRRYVFGEMYQTEFAASFRVNWTFTPKLSLQLYAQPLISSGDYNNFKELSRPNSNEYRAYPEETVSSEDDTYTIDPDGDGPAEPFAFDNPDFDYRSLRGNVILRWEYLPGSTFYLVWTHGRWDDETRGRFDVSRSLDRLSRADLDNIFLLKATYWLNI
- a CDS encoding energy transducer TonB, which translates into the protein MFRRSRLLVLLLFFGCTAISCRGPQTKHLIVTEVTHFEIQGNGTALNFPVFARTLEIEEIVRDVKLAEYYYRKLSPVYDFKSFTFVGSASRENLLDRSGPLHSPQMVYRHEDSLAHLELSLVSFDGQAATYVFRITDQRTGQVRDHHVTVPAGKSASVGTLFDREHNRGHLVSVSALSLEITPSLQPPQLAEFLAAKNTPRGEALQERFKSSDQKWMDELFGSGAYELPVSPSASEPEEVPPLVEYDTPPSPVGGMQTIGAKVRYPEAARAEGVEGEVIVEVAIDERGHVGETRILRSARADLDSAAMEALREVTFHPATKDGVPIAIRVAVPIRFRLEKEK